The genomic segment GACCATCCCTTACGAGTTCCTGCATGCAGATGCAACCTGAAAATAGGAGTCAGGGAAGCCGTGCGGACATGCACAAGAAGGTTACAAGAAGAGCACTCATAGCGGGTGTGCCAGTGCTGCAGCTAGCAGTGTGACAAAATGAGAGGGATTCAGCAGGTAGAAGTGCTCTTGTAAAACTGTCCATAGCTTATTGATAAAGCAACACTTGACTTGTCTAAATATGGGaaacaataaatatttgcaTGATACTAAAATGGCATCcgtattaaaaaacaaaacaaaacaaaaactgaactaTTTACTACTACTATTTTTAACAAGGGTTGGGGAAGGGGTATTCTGGTGCAAACAGTGCAAAGATACTCCAGGTCTTATGTACTGCTCAATAGgaatcttgttttgttttttttgttttttttaaattaaaattgctGCTAAGCACATTTTTCCACAGTCACTAGTATGGCTGTTTTAAAGGATATTATTGGCTTAACACTGAACAAGCTTCCATTTGAAAGGTAAAAAAAGACTTTCTGGACCCGAGAATATAAAATTACGAAATGTTCAGATTTGTTTCTTCTGTGTTTggctaataaaaaaaagttggagcaggtttgtgttctgtttgttctgtttCAAAATGAATATAAATGCAATTAAAAAGAAACTAGCCCAAAGCAAATATGTGCCAAGAAAACATTTTGATAACCaaactaattaaaaaagaaaccttgtctttctttttctcattttagcaACCAATACCAAGCAGCTATCTTTTGATGAGGTGGTGAACCAGTCAAGCCCCAGCAACTGCACAGTCTACTGCGGAGGAGTGACAACAGGACTCACAGGTGAGTCACAGTTTGCCTCTGTGCTGCAGGGCTCCAAGCACTGCCCACACATTCaacattaaaactgtttttcctGTTCATAGAACAAATTATGAGACAGACCTTCTCGCCTTTTGGGCAAATAATGGAAATCAGAGTTTTCCCGGAGAAAGGCTATTCATTTGTGAGGCAAGTTGTCTTGTTGTTATGCTTGCTAAGTCTAAATTGTCAAACACATCTAAGTTTATGGTGTCTTAATATTATCCAATCTAATGCCTgcgctttttatttttgtgtgtgtgtgcaggttcAACTCCCACGAGGCCGCAGCTCATGCTATTGTTTCTGTCAATGGCACTTCCATAGAGGGCTATGTTGTTAAGTGTTACTGGGGTAAAGAAACAACAGACATGGTCCAGGGTCCAATACAGCAGGTACAGATGGCACAGgtatgaactttttttttttttgttaaagattttattttgaatgtatTACAGATAAACTACAATGACACCCACTCATTCAAATGAGAGACTGACTGTACTTGTGAGTGATTTTGATGCAATGTGATAGTCTGCCTCCTAAAATATAACTCTGCATGTCAGCAGAACACAGTGAGCTTCGCAGCGCAGCCCTACAGTCAGTGGGGCCAGTGGTACAGTAACACACAGCAGATTGGCCAGTATGTGCCCAATGGGTGGCAGGTGCCGAGCTACGGCGTCTATGGACAGACCTGGGATCAGCAGGGCTACAAGTAAGTACCAAAAATGATTACAGTCAAAAGAAGTGAGCAGGTTGTtccttgtttcttttctgtgtcCGGTGCTGTTGTTTACATTACAGTGAATTAAACATGTTTCATGTTGTCTTGATGCTTTACAATTTCTGCCAGCCTTTACAACTCACAGTGCATCATTGAAGCCTAGGTAACAGTAGACTGCTTAAGACAgaaataaagttaaagacagTGAGAAATATGGATGTtgtcacccactggtttgtgACGTCCTGTTATGAAGCCTCAGGCTCCAACTGCTGAGCAGTTCTGTCGTTGGCATCTTGGTATTTTAAATCAAAAGTGACAAACAAGGGATGGACATTGTTACACAATCACCGAGTGTAGTTTCACAAGTTGTTAGGTAGTTAACATGGACACTGGGTAATTGACCTTTCTGAAACTTAGAATTACCAAAATTGACTTAGGGTTTTATTCTGCATGGCCCAAAATAAGTGACTGAGTCCACAAACCCATCAGGAAAGTACTTACAGAGGTCTGGACAGGTGCTGTTTTCCCCTTTTAGGCTTTATTACGACCACAAgtgtttttgctgcagcagCATCTCCTGCTATAAAGAATGCAACTTTAAGGCTCATTCACTCTTCTGACCTGGAAGCTACATCCATATTTTATACTGTGTATTAGTGTAGTCCCTCACtcataaaaggctgatggggtattgtcGTCGGACTATAGTccgtctttgtttttcttggctaCATGCAGAGCAGCGCAAGTCCACGTTTAATTCAATTCGGATACTGTTAAAGTATTGAAAAAGGCTGGCATAAGAATAACTTGTATTCCTTTTAATAACCCATGTAGGAATTCATACATTGAAATTTCTGCATCTGATGGAATCTGAACAGCTCAAATGATGTGCAAAGGAAGTTCTAATTGAAAGTAGAAATGAGTAAAGCTTTAAAGCTATTTTCTGCTGATATGGAGTGCCAGTCTGATAGCAGCAGCTAGTAAATGCACCAAAAATAAGCTGTAGTCTGTGCTTTACCCCAAAAATTTATGCTGCAGTTGCATTTACTAGGCTTAGGGGTAGCACTGACAGCTGTcagtattaattaattaattaattaattaattaattaattttaaatgtgtAAGACAGCAGCAGGATCAACATATAATTTGCTACCTTATTTCCTGCTTGGATCTAGTGGTCTACTATTAGAATAGATTTTCCCGTTGTCACCAATACCCAAACTAGGGATGTGAGGATTGGCTGATATCTGATCAGTGCATCTTTACTCTGGTTCATGTCTTACTTGGCTGCATTTGTTTTTACCTCTGCCATAAAAGGTTGATTTGCTATTGTCGTCACCCCGCTGGGTGGGCGGGCGACTTGGACACCTAAGTTTGCGAATGCGATAACTCAAGAAGGCAGTCACCTAGGCTTTTGGAATTGATACGGAATAGATGCATCTactaaaaatgttgaatgactTAGAACctcagtgaccttgacctcaaggtcaaaataagttttctgaaaatctcgTGAATACAAGAACTTGAGAACAAGGCATCATAGGATTTTGAAGTTGATATCATAAGTGTTTCtgctaggaggctgaggggtagcacAAGCAGTTGCcagtattttgcattttttctgattgttctgtttttgtgtaCTGTTGCAGTCATTTACATGCTGGTGCTGGATGGACAGGTGTGGGTGCCATGAGCAATGGAGGCATGGTGGAGGCTGGGCAGGGAGTCAATGGGACGGTGCTAACCAACCAGGCCGGCATGGGTACTGCTGGCTACCACACTCACTGATCACAACGTCCGTCTCCCTCTAAGCCTCTGAGGCCACAAGGATGATACTCTGCTGGGGAAGGAGTGCAGTAGAAGTGCTCTGTTTGTCACCTCACCAAATTACTTTGTTAGTGAAGCTGGTACGCCATTTTATCAACCATACCAGCCCCAAACTTCACCCACCGCCCAAATGTGCAAGTGTAAAGATAATTAGTCACACTTTAACACAGTTAAAGCTATCGCTAATGCACCTTGCATTACTGGGCCCATTTTATTGTTTGGTGTACTACTGGCCAAATGTAAATTCTCCTACGATATTTTGAGCTCAGCCACAGTTTAGTTTAAAAGGAACCTGTTCCTTGAATTAGATTTCTATTCAAACAGCtgctttaatgtttgttttcagcCCCCAAGAGCCAAAGAGCAAGGGCAGGATTTTATACCAATATTCAACGATCGTCCAGTGCGAAAGAGGTGATGAACTCAATAGTTGGCATAATTGCAACAGAAGCTACAAGATGTGTCTTGAATAAGGGtatggggttttgtttttggttttttttaaattttctctcAGTTGGAGCTCGATGTCACTGTCCGTCTGTCAGCCGGTTGCTAAAGTGAAACACAAGTCCGAGCGAGTTCTCAGGGTGTTGTCAAGTCATTCTGTGAAATGTAGGATATCACTGAGTAGAAGGAGCCGGCAGGTTGAGGGAAGGATGCgaatgcaaacaaaaaaacaacaacaaaaaaatcaaagtaaatTTGAGCGCTACTTCACTTGTTATCCCGGACAGGACTGGGCAGAGAATCCCATCTGCGGAttaagaaatgtgtgtgtgtgtgtgtgcttatgtgtgtgcatgaactGATGCTTTTACACACAAGA from the Oreochromis niloticus isolate F11D_XX linkage group LG7, O_niloticus_UMD_NMBU, whole genome shotgun sequence genome contains:
- the LOC100703764 gene encoding nucleolysin TIA-1 isoform X2, which gives rise to MDDDQPKTLYVGNLSRDVTEALILELFGQIGPCKSCKMIVDTAGHDPYCFVEFYEHRHATATIAAMNGRKILGKEVKVNWATTPTSQKKDTSSHFHVFVGDLSPEITTDDIKAAFAPFGKISDCRVVKDMATGKSKGYGFVSFFNKWDAENAIQQMGGQWLGGRQIRTNWATRKPAPKTTSETTNTKQLSFDEVVNQSSPSNCTVYCGGVTTGLTEQIMRQTFSPFGQIMEIRVFPEKGYSFVRFNSHEAAAHAIVSVNGTSIEGYVVKCYWGKETTDMVQGPIQQVQMAQNTVSFAAQPYSQWGQWYSNTQQIGQYVPNGWQVPSYGVYGQTWDQQGYNHLHAGAGWTGVGAMSNGGMVEAGQGVNGTVLTNQAGMGTAGYHTH
- the LOC100703764 gene encoding nucleolysin TIA-1 isoform X1; the encoded protein is MDDDQPKTLYVGNLSRDVTEALILELFGQIGPCKSCKMIVDTAGHDPYCFVEFYEHRHATATIAAMNGRKILGKEVKVNWATTPTSQKKDTSSHFHVFVGDLSPEITTDDIKAAFAPFGKISDCRVVKDMATGKSKGYGFVSFFNKWDAENAIQQMGGQWLGGRQIRTNWATRKPAPKTTSETTNTKQLSFDEVVNQSSPSNCTVYCGGVTTGLTEQIMRQTFSPFGQIMEIRVFPEKGYSFVRFNSHEAAAHAIVSVNGTSIEGYVVKCYWGKETTDMVQGPIQQVQMAQQNTVSFAAQPYSQWGQWYSNTQQIGQYVPNGWQVPSYGVYGQTWDQQGYNHLHAGAGWTGVGAMSNGGMVEAGQGVNGTVLTNQAGMGTAGYHTH